ATTTTGGTTCCCGCGAATGTGGAAAATGGAGAATCAGCAGATAAGAAATGGATGAAGGCCAGTGATGCATATGATACTTCCACTGATAAGAGTGCTCTAAAATCTCAGCTTAAAGATCATGCTGAGTTACTTTTGGAAATTATAAGAGAATCAGAAGCAGGATATCAGAATATATCCCGTGGTCAGCTGGCTTCTAAGAAAAAGGCAAGATTAACGAAGTCAGGATCATACCCCGTGTCTCATTTGTCgcaaaaaacaaaatttaaaccAATTAAGCTTGAGGACAAGAAGAATGAAGTTTGGTCTTCTGCAAAAGGAGAAAGACCAATAGGTGTTGCTCGAACGAGATCTCTGTCTAATTATGCTAAGACTGTCTTCACAAGTTTAGGTCTCCTGGATGATGATGGTGGAAACTTGAAGCTAGAGAAGTCATCCAGCTTTGCCTGCCATAGTACCAAAGGGGGAGCTgataatatagaaaataatgaAGAGCTCGTCGATGAAAAAGAGGTAAATAAGCAGGGCCCTACTGGTGAATTTTGTGATAATTTGAATGGAAAACTTCATGAAGAGTATGAGGTGGCCACTGAATATGCAAGTAAGTTCAATGGACATTATGAAATCGATGGATTTGACATAAGCAAAAATGCGATCATGCACAAGAGAAGTTCCTCTCTGAATGAGTCCATGGATCGATATGCTAAATTATTTGAACGTGGTTCCAGAAAGGAAGTGAACTTAAATCCTTCCAAGAGTTTGAGATTGACTAGTGAATACGAAGTACCACCATCAATGTCATTCAGAAGGATCCGTTCTCTATCTTACTCCGAGTCTTGTTCTCTTCTACCAAACGTGGTGGCTGGTGATGCCCAATTTTCAGAATGGCTAATTAAGACTGTAGAGGAGAGGAACTCACGCATGACAGCTGAAATTGATAAAGAAGAGAAGTCGATATATGCCACTGAAAGGACTGAATGCAAAATGGAAAAAGTAGAAGGAAGTGAGGATATTAAAACCGTAGAAACTGTAACAAGCTTAAAATCAAAGACAGATGAAGCAGATAATGGAGAAGTCGAAGACCTTCCAGAGGCCATCGATGAGGTAAAGGAGTTCAAAACAAACTCTTTTGAAGAACGAGAGATAAAATGCAATGAATCAATCCCAAGTGACGTCGTTCCAAATTCAGAAAATTGTTCCAAAGAAGACATTTCCAGCTATGCTGAGTCCCAAATCTCAGAAAGTACGTGTTTCCCTCATTAATCGTCAAATATTTCTAgtttgcttctttttctctttaataaCTTCCTTCATTAGGTTTTTCTAGGTGTAAGTTGTGGTTAATGTGTTTCTTTTGGCTCAGGTTTGGCTCTTAAGCAGAATGTTGATGTCAATATTGTTGATGTCAATATTCTTGCAAAAGCAGATCATCATAGCAAATCTTACAGAAAGGATAACGAGGACATGTTTTATGTGAGGGATGTTCTTGATCATTCAGGTTTCtcaaaaaatttcttcaagaCAACATGGTACTCACAAATCCAAGTGTTGGACCCTTCAGTAGTTCGAGAACTCGAGTCCTTGTGGCATGAAGAACAAGAATGTTGTCTAGGGGATTTAGACTTCTGCTGTCATCATCAGCTACTATTTGATTTGGTGAATGAGGTTTTAGTCCAAATGTATGACAGATCATTCACATACTACCCTAAGGCCTTGTCCTATAGCTGTCGTGTTCATCAATTGCAAGAAAATCGAATGAATGAAGAGGTATGCAACAATGTTGGTACACTCTTGAGGTTGAAACCGGAGCAAGAATCAATCGACAACATTGTGGATCAAGATTTGAAAAA
The Capsicum annuum cultivar UCD-10X-F1 chromosome 6, UCD10Xv1.1, whole genome shotgun sequence DNA segment above includes these coding regions:
- the LOC107875537 gene encoding protein TRM32, giving the protein MGKNKWSRHVNHEDEDIHPGCMWGFIHALGYHSWHSRVKRKSLPRINDGSSHMRSIHENLIVQDSSELEMLVNDDESQFLIDKGTRKSKGSGKRSLKAKIKHLIAEEMHKEKKKSKLKKLGSSDQTKFQRTCSIHHVEPTEHDINVQTKKRPIILVPANVENGESADKKWMKASDAYDTSTDKSALKSQLKDHAELLLEIIRESEAGYQNISRGQLASKKKARLTKSGSYPVSHLSQKTKFKPIKLEDKKNEVWSSAKGERPIGVARTRSLSNYAKTVFTSLGLLDDDGGNLKLEKSSSFACHSTKGGADNIENNEELVDEKEVNKQGPTGEFCDNLNGKLHEEYEVATEYASKFNGHYEIDGFDISKNAIMHKRSSSLNESMDRYAKLFERGSRKEVNLNPSKSLRLTSEYEVPPSMSFRRIRSLSYSESCSLLPNVVAGDAQFSEWLIKTVEERNSRMTAEIDKEEKSIYATERTECKMEKVEGSEDIKTVETVTSLKSKTDEADNGEVEDLPEAIDEVKEFKTNSFEEREIKCNESIPSDVVPNSENCSKEDISSYAESQISESLALKQNVDVNIVDVNILAKADHHSKSYRKDNEDMFYVRDVLDHSGFSKNFFKTTWYSQIQVLDPSVVRELESLWHEEQECCLGDLDFCCHHQLLFDLVNEVLVQMYDRSFTYYPKALSYSCRVHQLQENRMNEEVCNNVGTLLRLKPEQESIDNIVDQDLKKDDGWMNLQLESECSALELEDMIFNDLLEELRCF